A single Pseudomonas putida DNA region contains:
- a CDS encoding TolC family protein encodes MTPLCSHSGRMFAAALALLLPVLSAQANSLTLDDALQLAERNAPSLQARQEQASAARHSVVPAGELPDPRLNLGVQNLPVDGSDRWSTNRDFMTMQVVGFSQEVPNRDKRKARVETAQATVERADAEALFERLKVRAATAQAWITAYTLQRKLQQFDNLFNENRLLAAAVRARLAAGGGASADALAPGQEAAQLEEQKDQLLTQATQARAALKRWIGQDADALQAPTFPQWPVRAPDYLHTLHAHPELAAYGAMTREAQAQVQQAIAEKKSDWGWQVDYQRRGPEFSNMVSVQVSFQLPLFSGSRQDPMIAARQAQVRQLEDEQEAALREHTAQLEADLAEYQRLQRAVTRSRETLLPLAEQRVSLALADYRAGKSALEEVVTARRRRIEARLQDIDLQGQLAATAARLHFVYGEARA; translated from the coding sequence ATGACTCCCCTTTGTTCCCATTCAGGGCGGATGTTTGCTGCCGCCCTGGCACTCCTGCTGCCGGTACTATCGGCGCAGGCGAATTCGCTCACGCTGGACGATGCGCTGCAACTTGCCGAGCGCAACGCACCTTCGCTTCAAGCACGCCAGGAACAGGCTTCCGCTGCACGTCACTCCGTTGTGCCAGCGGGTGAACTACCCGATCCACGACTGAATCTTGGCGTGCAGAACCTGCCGGTGGACGGCAGCGATCGATGGAGTACCAATCGAGACTTCATGACCATGCAGGTAGTCGGTTTTTCTCAGGAGGTGCCCAATCGCGACAAACGAAAAGCGCGGGTCGAAACCGCTCAGGCCACGGTCGAGCGGGCGGATGCCGAAGCGCTGTTCGAGCGTCTGAAAGTGCGTGCAGCCACGGCACAAGCCTGGATTACCGCGTACACCCTGCAACGCAAACTGCAGCAGTTCGACAATCTGTTCAACGAAAACCGCCTGCTGGCAGCGGCGGTACGTGCACGCCTGGCCGCAGGGGGCGGCGCTTCCGCCGATGCCCTGGCCCCGGGCCAGGAGGCCGCGCAGCTGGAAGAGCAGAAGGACCAACTACTGACCCAAGCCACCCAGGCCCGCGCCGCACTTAAACGCTGGATCGGACAGGATGCCGACGCATTACAAGCGCCGACGTTTCCGCAGTGGCCGGTACGCGCACCTGACTACCTGCACACCCTGCACGCCCATCCGGAGCTGGCCGCCTACGGGGCCATGACCCGTGAAGCCCAAGCTCAGGTGCAGCAGGCCATCGCCGAGAAAAAGTCAGATTGGGGCTGGCAGGTTGACTACCAACGCCGCGGGCCTGAATTCAGCAACATGGTCAGCGTGCAGGTCAGTTTCCAGCTGCCACTGTTCAGCGGGTCGCGGCAAGACCCGATGATTGCCGCTCGCCAGGCCCAGGTACGGCAACTGGAGGACGAACAGGAAGCAGCACTGCGTGAGCACACAGCGCAGCTCGAAGCTGACCTGGCGGAATACCAACGCTTGCAACGGGCGGTGACGCGCAGTCGTGAAACCTTGCTGCCGCTGGCCGAACAACGCGTCAGCCTGGCCTTGGCCGACTACCGGGCAGGCAAGTCGGCGCTGGAAGAGGTGGTCACAGCGCGGCGTCGACGCATCGAGGCACGGTTACAGGATATCGACCTGCAAGGGCAGCTAGCGGCGACCGCCGCTCGCCTGCACTTCGTATATGGAGAGGCGCGTGCATGA
- a CDS encoding efflux RND transporter permease subunit: protein MIEILIRWSVSNRILVLLATLFLVAWGIFSLRSLPIDALPDLSDAQVIIRTSYPGQAPQIVENQVTYPLTTTMLSVPGAKTVRGFSAFGDSFVYVLFEDGTDVYWARSRVLEYLSQVQSRLPASAKPALGPDATGVGWIYQYALVDRSGRHDLAQLRSLQDWFLRFELKTVPDVAEVASIGGMVKQYQVVLDPLRMASLGITQGEVANAIGKANQETGGGVLEQGEAEFMVRASGYLKTLDDFRAIPLRLAANGAPVTLGDVARVQLGPQARRGIGELDGEGEAVGGVVILRSGKNAREAITRVKEKLETLKKSLPAGVELVTTYDRSQLIDRAVDNLSHKLIEEFIVVALVCAAFLWHLRSSLVAIVSLPVGVLIALIIMRHQGINANIMSLGGIAIAIGAMVDAAVVMIENAHKRVEAWHARNPGQVLRGAEHWRVMTDAAVEVGPALFFSLMIITLSFVPVFTLQAQEGRLFAPLAFTKTYAMAAAAGLAVTLVPVLMGYWIRGPLPAEQRNPLNRGLIRVYRPALEVVLRRPWLTLMGALAILLSSLWPLSHLGGEFLPPLDEGDLLYMPSALPGLSAQKASELLQRTDRLIRTVPEVASVFGKAGRAESATDPAPLEMFETIVRLKPKDQWRPGMTSEKLVEELDRTVRVPGLTNIWIPPIRNRIDMLATGIKSPIGVKVAGSDLAQIDRTTLAIERVAKSVPGVTSALAERLTGGRYVDLDIDRHAAARYGLNIADVQAIVAGAIGGETIGETVEGLARYPISVRYPREWRDSVDALRELPIYTAQGGQITLGTLAHVQIAEGPPMLKSENARPSGWVYIDVRGRDLSSVVADLRQAVDREVKLDPGVSLSYSGQFEYLERANARLAWVVPATLAIIFVLLYLTFGRLGEALLIMGTLPFALTGGVWLLYLMGFNLSVATGVGFIALAGVAAEFGVIMLIYLNNAWAERQANGERTQPALLEAIREGAVQRIRPKAMTVAVIVAGLLPILWSSGTGSEVMSRIAVPMVGGMLTAPLLSLLVIPAAYWLVRRRDLVATHDSTPGELR, encoded by the coding sequence ATGATCGAAATACTGATTCGTTGGTCAGTGAGCAACCGCATACTGGTTCTGCTCGCTACCTTGTTCCTGGTGGCCTGGGGGATATTTTCGCTGCGCAGTCTGCCGATCGATGCCTTGCCCGATCTGTCAGACGCCCAAGTGATCATCCGTACCTCCTACCCAGGGCAAGCACCCCAGATCGTCGAAAACCAGGTCACCTATCCGCTGACCACCACGATGCTCTCGGTACCGGGCGCCAAGACCGTACGTGGCTTTTCTGCCTTCGGCGACAGTTTCGTCTACGTGCTGTTTGAAGATGGCACTGACGTGTACTGGGCACGCTCACGCGTGTTGGAATACCTGAGTCAGGTTCAGTCGCGCCTGCCGGCCTCAGCCAAGCCAGCGCTTGGGCCTGACGCCACAGGCGTTGGCTGGATCTACCAGTACGCATTGGTAGACCGCAGTGGCAGGCATGATCTGGCACAGCTGCGCAGCCTGCAGGATTGGTTCCTGCGCTTTGAGCTAAAGACCGTACCGGATGTCGCTGAAGTGGCAAGCATTGGCGGCATGGTCAAGCAATACCAGGTGGTACTCGACCCGCTGCGCATGGCCAGCCTCGGCATCACCCAGGGCGAGGTCGCCAACGCCATCGGCAAGGCCAATCAGGAAACGGGCGGTGGCGTGCTGGAACAGGGCGAGGCGGAATTCATGGTGCGGGCCTCGGGTTACCTGAAGACGCTGGACGATTTTCGCGCCATCCCCCTGCGCTTGGCTGCAAACGGCGCGCCGGTAACGCTGGGCGACGTTGCCAGAGTACAACTCGGGCCTCAAGCCCGGCGGGGCATCGGGGAGCTGGATGGCGAAGGCGAAGCCGTGGGCGGCGTGGTGATCCTGCGCAGCGGCAAGAATGCCCGGGAAGCCATCACCCGTGTGAAGGAAAAGCTCGAAACACTGAAGAAAAGCCTGCCCGCCGGCGTCGAGTTGGTGACTACCTATGACCGCAGCCAATTGATCGACCGCGCCGTAGACAACCTCAGTCACAAGCTGATCGAGGAGTTCATCGTGGTCGCACTGGTGTGCGCCGCCTTCCTGTGGCACCTGCGCTCGTCGCTGGTTGCAATTGTGTCATTGCCGGTGGGGGTATTGATCGCGCTGATCATCATGCGGCACCAGGGCATCAACGCCAACATCATGTCACTGGGCGGCATTGCCATCGCCATTGGCGCAATGGTCGATGCCGCTGTGGTGATGATCGAAAACGCGCACAAACGGGTCGAGGCCTGGCATGCCCGTAATCCGGGGCAGGTGCTGAGAGGGGCCGAGCACTGGCGGGTCATGACAGATGCCGCCGTGGAGGTCGGGCCGGCGTTGTTCTTCAGCCTGATGATCATCACCCTGTCGTTCGTGCCGGTGTTCACCTTGCAGGCCCAGGAGGGGCGGTTGTTCGCACCCCTGGCGTTCACCAAGACCTATGCCATGGCGGCGGCGGCGGGGCTGGCCGTGACATTGGTGCCTGTGCTGATGGGCTACTGGATCCGTGGGCCATTGCCCGCCGAGCAGCGTAATCCACTCAACCGTGGGCTGATTCGCGTGTACCGGCCGGCGCTGGAGGTCGTACTGCGTAGGCCGTGGTTGACGCTGATGGGCGCGCTGGCGATCTTGCTCAGCAGCCTGTGGCCGTTGAGCCACCTGGGTGGGGAATTCCTGCCGCCGCTGGACGAAGGTGACCTGCTGTACATGCCCTCGGCCCTGCCAGGCCTGTCGGCGCAAAAGGCCTCGGAGCTTCTTCAGCGCACCGATAGACTGATCCGCACGGTGCCGGAAGTCGCCAGTGTGTTCGGCAAGGCCGGTCGCGCAGAGTCAGCCACCGACCCGGCACCGTTGGAGATGTTCGAGACCATCGTGCGGCTCAAGCCCAAGGATCAGTGGCGGCCAGGAATGACCAGCGAGAAACTGGTCGAGGAACTTGACCGCACCGTACGCGTACCGGGCCTGACCAACATCTGGATTCCGCCAATCCGTAACCGTATCGACATGCTCGCCACCGGTATCAAGAGCCCGATTGGCGTAAAGGTGGCCGGCAGCGACCTGGCGCAGATCGACCGCACGACCCTGGCCATCGAACGGGTAGCGAAGTCTGTACCTGGCGTGACCTCGGCACTGGCCGAGCGTTTGACCGGCGGACGGTACGTCGATCTCGACATCGACCGCCACGCTGCTGCCCGTTACGGCCTGAACATCGCCGACGTGCAAGCCATTGTCGCCGGCGCCATTGGTGGCGAAACCATCGGCGAGACGGTGGAAGGCCTGGCGCGTTACCCGATCAGCGTTCGCTACCCCCGCGAATGGCGGGATTCAGTCGATGCCCTGCGTGAACTACCGATCTACACCGCACAAGGGGGCCAGATAACCCTCGGTACCTTGGCCCACGTGCAAATCGCCGAAGGCCCGCCGATGCTCAAGAGCGAGAACGCCCGTCCCTCTGGCTGGGTGTACATCGACGTTCGCGGCCGTGATCTGTCGTCTGTGGTCGCTGATCTGCGTCAGGCAGTTGACCGGGAAGTGAAGCTCGATCCAGGCGTCAGTCTGAGCTATTCAGGTCAATTCGAGTATCTGGAACGCGCCAACGCTCGGTTGGCCTGGGTGGTACCGGCGACCTTGGCCATCATCTTCGTCCTGTTGTATCTGACCTTTGGCCGCCTAGGTGAGGCTCTGCTGATCATGGGCACTCTGCCTTTCGCCCTCACTGGCGGTGTGTGGTTGCTGTACCTGATGGGTTTCAATCTGTCGGTGGCCACCGGCGTTGGCTTCATTGCTTTGGCCGGGGTTGCGGCCGAGTTCGGGGTGATCATGCTGATCTACCTGAATAACGCCTGGGCCGAGCGACAGGCCAATGGTGAGCGCACGCAACCGGCGTTGCTGGAGGCAATCCGTGAGGGTGCGGTTCAACGCATCCGGCCCAAGGCAATGACTGTGGCGGTGATCGTCGCAGGCCTGCTGCCCATTCTCTGGAGCAGCGGTACTGGCAGCGAAGTGATGAGCCGCATCGCCGTACCCATGGTAGGCGGAATGCTGACCGCACCCTTGCTCTCTCTCTTAGTTATTCCCGCGGCGTACTGGCTGGTCCGGCGCCGCGATCTTGTAGCCACTCATGATTCCACACCAGGAGAACTCCGATGA
- a CDS encoding alpha/beta hydrolase family protein: MNTPRCLLALLLGGLLAHAEAATWVAGLHHMTLDDPVDARPMQALAFYPSHGTPRNIRIDGYPINVAEEAPVALGQFPLLVLSHGNTGSPLALHYLATSLARQGFVVVAVVHPGDNARDHSRLGTLSNLYGRPLQVSEAISAAREDTLLGPYLNDGKVGVIGYSAGGETALILSGAQPDLDRLRRYCLERPGDADACKTHGVLIADRSELAPKADARVGAVMLMAPLSLMFGRHALAGVKVPALIYSGDSDQLVAVDRNAEELARKLPITPDYRLLAGAGHFVFMARCDEEQHARMPALCKDADGVDRRHIHHSLQRDTAAFFTQALGAPEPAERSAATSAPRQ; the protein is encoded by the coding sequence ATGAACACTCCCCGCTGTTTGCTGGCATTGCTGCTCGGCGGCCTGTTGGCCCATGCCGAGGCTGCGACCTGGGTGGCCGGGCTGCACCACATGACCCTCGACGACCCGGTCGATGCCAGGCCGATGCAGGCCCTGGCGTTCTACCCGTCACACGGCACACCGCGCAATATCCGCATCGACGGCTACCCCATCAACGTCGCCGAAGAGGCCCCGGTAGCGCTCGGGCAGTTTCCGCTGTTGGTGCTGTCCCACGGCAACACCGGCAGCCCGCTGGCGTTGCATTACCTGGCCACCTCCCTGGCCCGCCAGGGCTTCGTGGTGGTGGCGGTCGTGCACCCGGGCGACAACGCCCGTGACCACAGCCGGCTGGGCACGCTGAGCAATCTTTATGGTCGGCCCTTGCAGGTCAGCGAGGCCATCAGCGCCGCCCGAGAGGACACGCTGCTTGGCCCTTATCTGAATGACGGCAAGGTCGGTGTGATCGGTTATTCGGCCGGCGGCGAAACCGCACTGATCCTGTCTGGCGCCCAGCCTGACCTGGATCGCTTGCGCCGTTATTGCCTGGAGCGCCCGGGCGACGCCGATGCCTGCAAGACCCACGGCGTGCTGATTGCCGACCGCAGCGAACTGGCGCCCAAGGCTGACGCACGGGTAGGTGCGGTGATGCTGATGGCCCCCCTGAGCCTGATGTTCGGCCGCCATGCCCTGGCCGGCGTGAAGGTGCCCGCGCTGATCTACAGCGGCGACAGCGACCAACTGGTGGCGGTGGACCGCAACGCCGAGGAGTTGGCGCGCAAGCTGCCGATCACTCCGGACTACCGTTTGCTGGCCGGGGCCGGGCACTTCGTGTTCATGGCTCGCTGTGACGAAGAACAACATGCGCGCATGCCGGCCCTGTGCAAGGACGCCGATGGCGTCGACCGGCGCCACATCCACCATTCACTGCAGCGCGACACGGCGGCCTTCTTCACCCAGGCCCTGGGCGCACCGGAGCCGGCCGAGCGCTCAGCCGCGACGTCCGCGCCGCGCCAGTAG
- a CDS encoding polysaccharide lyase family 7 protein: MPGSSASFNWVPGSDKHSMAGRVRVEAVPSSGKVIIGQIHAVNSPNPFLMVTWWSGSVRIESRNVPLGSARTLIEKAVPLGQSFNYSVQVDELGELSVFLDELRSASAVSSTWKNCRFTSRPGPT; this comes from the coding sequence CTGCCTGGCTCCTCTGCATCGTTCAACTGGGTGCCAGGGAGCGATAAGCACTCCATGGCAGGCCGGGTACGAGTTGAAGCCGTACCTTCGAGCGGCAAGGTCATCATCGGACAGATTCATGCGGTCAACTCGCCTAACCCATTCCTCATGGTGACCTGGTGGAGCGGATCGGTGCGAATCGAGTCGCGCAATGTGCCGCTCGGGAGCGCTCGAACGCTGATTGAAAAAGCGGTCCCGCTGGGCCAGTCCTTCAACTACAGCGTGCAGGTCGACGAGCTCGGGGAACTGAGTGTTTTTCTCGACGAGCTGCGCAGCGCTTCAGCAGTGAGCTCGACGTGGAAAAACTGCCGTTTTACTTCAAGGCCGGGGCCTACGTAA
- a CDS encoding DUF4145 domain-containing protein — MLPWGIGTIYKEARSAVESELFIIGGIAIRALLETICSDINAKGRKLDQKIDDLHAKSLVTKEGVETLHKIRVLGNRAAHNAQAHSKDQLLLALEVIEYILIGTYIIPERTKSIFKGLDAVKQLPALDQ; from the coding sequence TTGCTGCCTTGGGGGATTGGTACGATTTATAAAGAAGCCCGCTCGGCCGTTGAGAGCGAGCTGTTTATAATCGGTGGTATTGCCATCAGAGCGTTGCTCGAAACTATCTGCTCAGATATTAATGCGAAGGGCCGAAAGCTTGATCAGAAAATTGATGATCTTCATGCTAAGTCCTTAGTTACAAAGGAAGGTGTGGAGACGCTACATAAGATTAGAGTCCTCGGGAACCGAGCGGCGCATAACGCTCAAGCGCACTCCAAGGATCAGCTCCTACTGGCGCTAGAAGTAATCGAATATATTCTTATTGGAACTTACATAATCCCCGAAAGGACAAAGTCAATTTTCAAGGGTCTAGATGCTGTAAAGCAACTTCCTGCGCTTGATCAGTAA
- a CDS encoding MFS transporter — protein sequence MTAQQPAPASSTFSITLQILSIVFYTFIAFLCIGLPIAVLPSYVHDQLGFGAVIAGVTIGLQYLATLLSRPFAGRVADTLGGKQAIRYGLFGIAGCGVLTLLSAWSLQVPLLSLALLLGGRVLLGLAQGLIGVATLSWGISQVGPEHTARVISWNGIASYGAIAIGAPVGVLAVAGLDFSVLGPALLVLAVLALLVLRKRPDVVVTRGERLPFWSAFGRVAPCGLGLTLASIGYGTLTTFVTLYYLERGWVGAAWCLSAFGLCFIISRLLFVNAVNRFGGYNVAMACMATEVLGLSLLWLAPSPPWALVGAGLTGFGLSLVYPALGVEAIKQVPSSSRGAGLGAYAVFFDMALAIAGPVMGAVAVHLGYASIFCVAALLALAGVGLTLLLARRGRRG from the coding sequence ATGACCGCGCAACAGCCCGCCCCCGCCAGCAGTACCTTCAGCATCACCCTGCAGATCCTGTCGATCGTCTTCTACACCTTCATTGCCTTCCTCTGCATCGGCCTGCCGATCGCGGTGCTGCCCAGCTATGTGCACGACCAGCTGGGCTTCGGGGCGGTGATTGCCGGGGTGACCATTGGCCTGCAATACCTCGCCACCCTGCTCAGCCGCCCCTTTGCCGGGCGTGTGGCAGATACCTTGGGGGGCAAGCAGGCGATTCGCTATGGCCTGTTTGGCATCGCCGGTTGTGGGGTGCTTACGCTGCTTTCGGCCTGGTCGCTGCAGGTGCCGCTGCTGAGCCTGGCGCTGCTGCTCGGCGGCCGCGTGCTGCTGGGCCTGGCCCAGGGGCTGATTGGCGTCGCGACCTTGAGCTGGGGCATCAGCCAGGTCGGCCCTGAACACACGGCACGGGTAATCTCATGGAATGGCATTGCATCGTACGGCGCAATCGCCATCGGTGCGCCAGTCGGTGTACTGGCGGTCGCTGGCCTGGATTTCAGCGTGCTCGGCCCTGCCCTGCTGGTGCTGGCCGTGCTGGCCTTGCTGGTGTTGCGCAAGCGCCCGGATGTGGTGGTGACGCGCGGCGAGCGGCTGCCGTTCTGGTCGGCGTTCGGCCGCGTCGCCCCCTGCGGCCTGGGGCTGACCCTGGCGTCGATCGGCTACGGGACCCTGACCACCTTCGTCACACTCTATTACCTGGAACGCGGCTGGGTCGGTGCCGCGTGGTGCCTGAGTGCCTTCGGCCTGTGCTTCATCATTTCGCGGCTGTTGTTCGTCAACGCGGTCAACCGCTTCGGTGGCTACAACGTGGCCATGGCCTGCATGGCCACCGAAGTGCTCGGCCTGAGCCTGCTGTGGCTGGCACCCTCGCCGCCCTGGGCGCTGGTCGGTGCCGGCCTTACAGGCTTCGGCCTGTCGCTGGTGTACCCGGCATTGGGTGTCGAGGCGATCAAACAGGTGCCGAGCAGCAGCCGCGGTGCGGGGCTGGGGGCTTATGCCGTGTTCTTCGACATGGCGCTGGCCATCGCCGGCCCGGTGATGGGCGCGGTGGCGGTGCACCTGGGCTATGCTTCGATCTTCTGCGTCGCTGCCCTGCTGGCCTTGGCCGGGGTCGGCCTGACGCTGCTACTGGCGCGGCGCGGACGTCGCGGCTGA
- a CDS encoding efflux RND transporter periplasmic adaptor subunit, with amino-acid sequence MNNTSIGLITALALAIGTGTGYWLGHPGQSAQAPAATAEQKPLYWYDPMYPQQHFPAPGKSPFMDMQLVAKYAEEGTGPAAPAVQISQGVQQNLGVRLATVIRGRLQRNLQVSGVLAFDERDFSVLQARTAGFVERTYGRATGDVVAKGAPLADVLAPEWAGLQEEFLALRHLGDVQLVAAARQRLLLAGMPGELVDRVARSGKVQNLVTLVAPSAGVIQALDLRPGMTVAPGATLARINGIANVWLEAAVPEAQASGLHEGQAVEAHLPAYPGETVLGKLTALLADADLQSRTLRLRIELPNKDGRLRPGMTAQVALRSGENADYLLLPAEAVIRTGKRDLVMVAEDQGRFRPVEVVLGQENGGQVAILKGLQAGQKVVASGQFLIDSEASLKGIEASTASDSPAASQPPELHEADGRIVQIEGNQLTIDHGPFVTLGMPGMTMTFPVADSTLITGLKVGERIHFGVRERDDGMVIEQINALENQP; translated from the coding sequence ATGAACAACACGTCTATCGGTTTGATCACAGCACTCGCCCTGGCCATTGGCACCGGGACAGGCTATTGGCTGGGGCACCCAGGGCAATCTGCACAAGCACCCGCTGCAACAGCGGAGCAGAAGCCGTTGTATTGGTACGACCCGATGTACCCGCAGCAACACTTCCCAGCTCCCGGCAAGTCGCCGTTCATGGACATGCAACTGGTAGCGAAGTACGCCGAAGAAGGCACAGGCCCCGCAGCGCCTGCGGTGCAAATCAGCCAAGGCGTACAACAGAACCTTGGGGTACGCCTGGCGACGGTGATCCGTGGCCGGTTGCAGCGCAATCTGCAGGTCAGCGGTGTGCTGGCCTTCGATGAGCGAGATTTCAGTGTGCTCCAGGCACGCACCGCAGGCTTCGTTGAACGCACCTATGGCCGAGCCACGGGGGATGTGGTGGCCAAAGGCGCGCCTCTGGCGGACGTACTGGCTCCGGAATGGGCTGGGCTGCAGGAAGAGTTTCTCGCGCTGCGCCACTTGGGTGATGTGCAGTTGGTAGCCGCAGCACGCCAGCGCCTGCTGCTGGCCGGCATGCCGGGTGAACTGGTCGACCGCGTCGCACGCAGCGGCAAGGTGCAGAACCTGGTAACACTGGTCGCGCCGAGCGCCGGGGTCATCCAGGCGCTGGATCTGCGCCCAGGAATGACCGTGGCACCTGGCGCAACTCTGGCACGTATCAATGGCATAGCGAATGTGTGGCTCGAAGCCGCTGTGCCAGAAGCTCAAGCAAGTGGCCTGCACGAGGGGCAAGCAGTAGAGGCCCACTTGCCGGCTTATCCCGGCGAGACCGTTCTAGGCAAACTGACAGCTCTGCTCGCAGATGCAGACCTGCAAAGCCGTACCTTGCGCCTGCGTATTGAGCTGCCCAACAAAGATGGTCGGCTACGGCCGGGAATGACCGCGCAGGTTGCGCTGCGCTCAGGCGAGAACGCCGATTACCTGCTGCTACCCGCCGAGGCCGTAATCCGCACCGGCAAACGTGATCTGGTGATGGTGGCCGAAGATCAAGGCCGTTTCCGCCCAGTGGAGGTGGTGCTGGGCCAGGAGAACGGCGGCCAGGTTGCCATCTTGAAAGGCCTGCAGGCCGGGCAAAAAGTCGTGGCATCCGGACAGTTCCTGATCGACTCCGAAGCCAGCCTCAAAGGTATTGAGGCAAGCACAGCCTCGGACTCACCGGCCGCCTCGCAACCGCCCGAGCTGCATGAAGCAGACGGTCGAATCGTACAAATTGAAGGTAATCAGCTGACCATCGACCATGGGCCTTTCGTCACCCTGGGAATGCCTGGGATGACCATGACTTTCCCGGTGGCTGACTCCACGCTGATTACCGGGCTCAAGGTGGGTGAGCGTATCCACTTTGGTGTTCGGGAGCGCGACGATGGCATGGTCATTGAGCAGATCAATGCGCTGGAGAACCAGCCATGA
- a CDS encoding polysaccharide lyase family 7 protein, with translation MEKLPFYFKAGAYVIDNKGAATEGGLVVYETFEVLNGAVQVGS, from the coding sequence GTGGAAAAACTGCCGTTTTACTTCAAGGCCGGGGCCTACGTAATCGACAACAAAGGCGCGGCAACTGAGGGCGGCTTGGTTGTGTACGAGACCTTCGAAGTGCTCAACGGTGCGGTGCAGGTTGGAAGTTGA
- a CDS encoding ABC-F family ATPase yields the protein MISTANITMQFGSKPLFENVSVKFNNGNRYGLIGANGCGKSTFMKILGGDLEPSGGQVMLEPNTRLGKLRQDQFAYEEFTVIDTVIMGHGQLWKVKAERDRIYSLPEMTEEDGMAVAELETEFAEMDGYTAESRAGELLLGLGIPLEQHFGPMSEVAPGWKLRVLLAQALFSDPDVLLLDEPTNHLDINTIRWLETILTARNSTMIIISHDRHFLNSVCTHMADLDYGELRLFPGNYDEYMTAATQSREQLLSDNAKKKAQIAELQTFVSRFSANASKAKQATSRAKQIDKIQLAEVKPSSRVSPFIRFEQTKKLHRQAVVVEKMAKAFDEKVLFKNFDITVEAGERVAIIGPNGIGKTTLLRTLVGEMTPDAGSVKWTDSAEVGYYAQDHAHDFEDDMTLFDWMGQWTSGEQVIRGTLGRMLFSNDEILKSVKVISGGEQGRMLFGKLILQKPNVLVMDEPTNHLDMESIEALNLALENYPGTLLFVSHDREFVSSLATRIIELSADGVVDFSGTYDDYLRSLGVVV from the coding sequence TTGATCTCCACCGCCAACATCACCATGCAGTTCGGCTCCAAGCCGCTGTTCGAAAACGTTTCGGTCAAATTCAACAACGGCAACCGCTACGGCCTGATCGGTGCCAATGGTTGCGGCAAGTCGACCTTCATGAAGATCCTCGGCGGCGACCTGGAGCCGTCCGGCGGCCAGGTCATGCTCGAGCCGAACACGCGCCTGGGTAAACTGCGCCAGGACCAGTTCGCCTACGAAGAATTCACCGTGATCGACACCGTGATCATGGGCCACGGCCAGCTGTGGAAGGTCAAGGCCGAGCGCGACCGTATCTACTCGCTGCCGGAAATGACCGAGGAAGACGGCATGGCCGTCGCCGAGCTGGAAACCGAGTTCGCCGAAATGGACGGTTATACCGCCGAGTCGCGCGCCGGTGAACTGCTGCTGGGCCTGGGTATTCCGCTGGAGCAGCACTTTGGCCCGATGAGCGAAGTGGCGCCGGGCTGGAAACTGCGGGTGCTGCTGGCCCAGGCGTTGTTCTCGGACCCGGACGTGCTGCTGCTCGACGAACCGACCAACCACCTGGACATCAACACCATCCGCTGGCTGGAAACCATCCTCACGGCGCGTAACAGCACCATGATCATCATTTCCCACGACCGGCACTTCCTCAACAGCGTGTGCACGCACATGGCTGACCTGGACTACGGTGAGCTGCGCCTGTTCCCGGGCAACTACGACGAGTACATGACCGCGGCCACCCAGTCGCGCGAGCAGCTGCTGTCGGACAACGCCAAGAAGAAAGCCCAGATCGCCGAACTGCAGACCTTCGTCAGCCGCTTCTCGGCCAACGCCTCCAAGGCCAAGCAGGCCACTTCGCGCGCCAAGCAGATCGACAAGATCCAGCTGGCCGAGGTCAAGCCTTCGAGCCGTGTCAGCCCGTTCATTCGTTTCGAACAGACCAAGAAGCTGCACCGCCAGGCGGTGGTCGTCGAGAAGATGGCCAAAGCCTTCGATGAAAAGGTGCTGTTCAAGAACTTCGACATCACCGTCGAAGCAGGCGAGCGTGTTGCGATCATCGGCCCCAACGGTATCGGCAAGACCACCCTGCTGCGCACGCTGGTCGGCGAGATGACCCCGGATGCAGGTTCGGTGAAGTGGACCGACAGCGCCGAAGTGGGCTACTACGCCCAGGACCACGCCCACGACTTCGAAGACGACATGACCCTGTTCGACTGGATGGGCCAGTGGACCAGCGGCGAGCAGGTCATCCGCGGCACCTTGGGGCGCATGCTGTTCTCCAACGACGAGATCCTCAAGTCGGTGAAGGTGATTTCCGGTGGTGAGCAAGGCCGCATGCTGTTCGGCAAGCTGATTCTGCAAAAGCCGAACGTGCTGGTGATGGACGAACCGACCAACCACCTGGACATGGAATCGATCGAAGCGCTGAACCTGGCGCTGGAAAACTACCCGGGCACCCTGCTGTTCGTCAGCCATGACCGCGAGTTCGTGTCGTCGCTGGCAACCCGCATCATCGAGCTGAGCGCTGATGGTGTGGTGGACTTCAGCGGGACCTATGACGATTACCTGCGTAGCCTGGGTGTCGTGGTCTGA